TTCTTAACAAATAGTGGTCTTTATAGACCTGATGTTGAGACAAGTAATTCCCCTTTAGTTCAGTTGGTAGAACGGCGGACTGTTAATCCGTATGTCGCAAGTTCAAGTCTTGCAAGGGGAGCCACATTCAAGAAAGCCAAGTCGAGAGACTTGGCTTTTTTTCGTTTGAATAAAAGTTAACGCCATTCAATAACACATCAGTTCAACATTAAATCTTGATCTTCGAGTAAATAGACTACATTCACCACCCTCAATAGAGTAATTGCTCTTACCTCTGTTTATTCATTTGACAGCGAAAAATGTTCTTTTGGGGACTTTTTTTTCTTCGTAAATTTAATCTTCATCATGTTTTGATACCTTTCTGATACCTGCACTACACGACTTAGCTTAAGATTCGTGAATGATACACCATACTTATTATTAGATCGCTGCACGGGGAAATATGAAATTAAAAACGCAAGCTTATTTATTATCAGGCATCATTTTGATTGCCTTGCTCGCACTTACGGCTACAGGTTTATGGACCTTAAGAGTTGCTAGCAACATAGACAACAAAGCTCGCGTGACAGAGCTATTTAAAAGTGCATACAGCATTCTTACTGAAGTCGAAAAAATGGCTATTGATGGCACTCTAGAAGAACAACAAGCCAAACAGCTTGCCACTCGCCTACTGCGCAACAATATCTATAAAGACAATGAATATGTATATGTTGCTGATGAAGATATGACTTTTGTCGCAACACCTTTAGATCCGCAACTACACGGAACCAGCTTTAATGATTTTAAAGATGGCGATGGAAATAGCGTTGGCCAACTTATTCAGCGAGCACTTGGCAATAGAACAGGACAAATAGTCGAGTACACCTGGACACAAAAACTCCCCGACGGAAGCATTGAGGAAAAACTGTCCATCGCAGAAAAAACACCTCATTGGGGTTGGGTTGTAGGTACAGGTATCGGCTTCAATGAAGTCAACGCAAGGTTTTGGTCAACAGCACAATGGCAACTGATTTTATGTTTAGCTATTGCTGGTGTCATTCTTTCAAGCTTGATTATCTCAATTAAACGTATGCTATCGCTACTTGGCGGTGAACCCAAAGACGTAAGAGAAGCAGTACAAGCTGTCGCAGAAGGAAAAATCCAAACATCGTTTGAGACTCAAGCTGAGCAAGGCAGTATCTATCACGCTGTACAACAAATGAGTCAATCACTGGCAGAGTTAGTATCAAACCTCAACTCTTCAATGCTAGCGTTAAGAGGCGAATTACAGCGCGTGGAAGATCGTGCAGGTTCTATCGCTCAACTTACTGAAACTCAGCAACAATCAACTGAAATGATCGCAACAGCAATGACTGAGATGGCGTCTTCAGCAAATAATGTTGCCGATTCAGCTGGCGATACAGCTCGTAACACCGACGAGGCAGACAAACAAAGCCAACATACTCAGCTCCTAATCCACAACACAGTAGATAATATTCAAGGCCTAGCTGGACAATTAGGTACAGCCAGTGAAGCTGTTGCTAACCTAGATAACGACGTAAACAATATTGTTAAGGTATTGGACGTTATAGGCGATATTGCAGAGCAAACTAACCTGTTAGCACTTAACGCTGCTATTGAGGCTGCGCGAGCGGGTG
Above is a window of Vibrio atlanticus DNA encoding:
- a CDS encoding methyl-accepting chemotaxis protein, producing the protein MKLKTQAYLLSGIILIALLALTATGLWTLRVASNIDNKARVTELFKSAYSILTEVEKMAIDGTLEEQQAKQLATRLLRNNIYKDNEYVYVADEDMTFVATPLDPQLHGTSFNDFKDGDGNSVGQLIQRALGNRTGQIVEYTWTQKLPDGSIEEKLSIAEKTPHWGWVVGTGIGFNEVNARFWSTAQWQLILCLAIAGVILSSLIISIKRMLSLLGGEPKDVREAVQAVAEGKIQTSFETQAEQGSIYHAVQQMSQSLAELVSNLNSSMLALRGELQRVEDRAGSIAQLTETQQQSTEMIATAMTEMASSANNVADSAGDTARNTDEADKQSQHTQLLIHNTVDNIQGLAGQLGTASEAVANLDNDVNNIVKVLDVIGDIAEQTNLLALNAAIEAARAGEQGRGFAVVADEVRNLAGRTQSSTKEIQLMINNLQEGSRNAIQTMNVCAATSESTVAESQNASEALQQIVIALESISSMSHQIATAAAEQTQVSDDISKRINMIEESGNQLSDVVTESHNSTQTLASLSNELETWVNRFEVKH